The Niabella beijingensis genomic interval TTGATTGTGCCGATGCAGTAAGTTGCAGGGCTATACCGATAAACAACAAGCGAATCCGTTTCATCCCTAAAATTTGGGTCCTAAGCTACAAAAAATTATAAGGAAAACCCCCTGCCCGGCAATAAAAGTACCCGTCCGGTAAAAACGGGCCTGCCAAAGCATCCGGCCGCATTTTATTTTTAATCGAATGACTATTCGATTATATTTGCAGTATGAAACCCAGGGACGACGCAAAAGAAGCACTGATCCGGCGAAAAGCCATTGCGCTGATCGTAAGGCTGGGTTTTGACGGGTTCAGCATGCAGAAGCTGGCAAAAGATACCGGCCTGTCCCCCTCCACACTCTATGTCTATTTTGAGAACCGGGAAGACCTGCTGCTCAAATTATATACCGGTGTACTGGAAAAATTTGAGCAGGATGCCCTGGCGGGTTTTTCGGAAACCATGCCCTTTGAGGAAGGATTGTGGCTGCAGTGGAAGAACCGGTTCAAAAACATTTGCAAAAATCCCACAGAATACCGGTTTTATGAGCAGTTCCGCAATTCGCCGCTCCTCCGGCACCAGGCGCCGGCGCCAACGGCTTTCAGGAACGCCATGAACCAGTTTGTAAAAAATGCCGTGCGCAGCGGAACGCTGAAGCAGCTTCCCCCCGAGATCTTCTGGTCGCTGGCATATGGCCCTTTTTATACGCTCGTTAAATTTCACCTGGATCAGAGCAGCATGGCTGGTACTCCCTTCTCACTCACCGAGCAAAAGCTCAAACAGGCGTTCCTGCCGGTATTACAGGCACTGAAACCCTGATTTTTTTTAACCATTAATCGAATGATCATTCGATTAAAAAACAGCAGTTATTATGACGATCAATCATCTCAACCTTGTTCTTTCCGATGTTCCGAAAGGGATCACTTTTTTTGAGACCTATTTCGGCTTTTCCTGTACACATGTAAAAGGTGTACACCAGCTTGCCATATTAAAAAATACAGCGGATTTCACGCTTGTGTTAATGGCACAGAAAGAGGCCATCAGCTATCCCAAAGCGTTCCACATCGGCTGGATACTTGACAGCACGGCAGCAGTGGACCGGTTGTACCAGCAGCTAACCGGTGACGGGCTTACCATCGCGCATCCGCCGCGGTATATAAGGGATAGCTATAGTTTTTATTTTTACTTTGATGCCCTGTTTATCGAAGTAAGCCATTACCTGGATGTTGCCTGAAGCAAAACAGGTTATTTTTTTTGCTGATCTGCGGTAACAAGGGTGGTATCGGTAACAAGGATGGGTACATTGTACCCGCCGGAGTCCAGCACCGTTTTGGGAAAGGCCTGCTTTAATTGTGCCCAGGCAGTTTTGTTCACATTGGTCTTATAAAGATAGAGCCCGCGGAGCCCCCCCAGTGTTTTTAATTGTAAAACACCTTTCTCCGTAACTTTTGTCCCCACCAGGTTCAGTACCTGCAGCTGTTTCAGCGGTTTCAGGTATTGCAGCCCGGCATCGGTTATTGCGGTATTGCTGAGATAAAGTCTTGTAAGCCCTTCCAGTTTTGCGATCTCTTTAAGACCGGCATCATCCATATTGCTGCCATCCAGCCGGAGCCAGACCAGCTGTTTTTTCAACGGTTCCAGCAGTTTAACCAGCTCCCGGGCCCGGCTGCCGGTAGTTACAAAATTTGCTGATAAATAATTTTTCTCATTTGAAACCGGCACTATTATCACACCCGCATCTTTCAGCTGCTGAACTGTCTCCTCACTGGCGGCGCTTACTTCCGCTTCGGGCACGTCCGTGCGCTTTGGTTCGCTGCTGCCGGTATTGCCCGATTGCAACGCTGTCAGTACCGGCTTTATTTTATCGGTTTGAGGCAGCTCTTTTACCTTCTTTGTAAAACTGTTGCCGGTGCTGACCCACCAGCTCAACACCGCCACTTCGTTCGGAGTGAGTTGCGGTTTTTCCTTTGGCGGCATATGATCATCATCATTCAACGGCAACAGTAACCGTTTGATCAACGCGCTCTCGTCCGGCTTGTCACTTACCAGGGCCTTTCCATCCTTACCTCCTTTCAGGATATAGGCTTCTTCATCCAGACGCAGCTTTCCTTTTTGTTTGCTGGTGCCATGACAGCTGTAACATTTCCGTTTCAGCAGCGGCTGCACCACATCAGTATACAATACGGCTTCCTGGATATTCGGGATGGGTTTTGCGGCTTCCTCCGCGGGATCACCGGTCATTCCGGCGGTGAGGTAATCCGAACCATGGGTCAGCGAGCCGCCCAGATGACCGGTAACGGTGATCAGCGCTATAACTGTTATGGAAGAAAGGTTCGCATATCTTGCATTCAGTGAAAGCCGGTTCAACAAATAATACAATAATGAAACCACCGCCGTGGCGATACCCAGCCACTGGTGCTGTGTTACCAGCGCTGCATCATAATCACCGCTCAGCGAAAGCAGGTACCCGGTAACACAGGAAGCAACAGCAGCCACGGCACCCCAGAAGAGCAATACCGGAACAGCAGGCTTTAGCAGGGGAAAACGCTTTGAGAACAACTGCAGCAGGCATGCTGCCAGCAATACGCCGATGGGCAGGTGAACCAATACCGGGTGAAATCGTCCTATCGCATCCACAAGGGCAAGAATCATCATACGCTGTTATTGATACCGGTTTCTGAGTGTTTTCATCATGTGTACATTAATGGCCCATTGATCCGCCACCGGTTGCCGGGTATACGGCAGTACCGGCATATAATTGGGCGGACCGAACTCGGTAAGTACCGTCATCACCGCTCCCTGTTTCCGTTTCCGTTCGGCCACCACATCCCACCAGTCGAAATGCTGTTTTACCACGGCTTCCCATTCCGGTGCCCGGGGATCATTTACCTGCGGGCCCTCGGGATGTCCGATGCGTGCGTGGATATGTGCGGTCCGCTCCAGTGCAAGGGCCACGGCTTCTTTCTGGTCGCCCAGCATGCTTTCATGCACATTGCACCAGTGTGAAATATCCAGTGTTAATTGCAGGGAAGGATTCTTTTCCAGGAACTGCCGTGCTATATGTGCCGCAAACAACATCCGTGAACGGTGGGTCTCATGACAAATGGTGATACCCGTCTGCGCGGAAAGCGCTGCAGTAACATCTATAAATGCCTTGTTCTCTTCATAGCTGAAATGATCCCTTCCGGAATGGCAATTGATGTATACAGGCGGCCTGAAACCGTTGGTAGCAGCCGCTTTTACCGCCCCTTTAAAAAAATCCAGGTGTTCCTTAAAATCTGCCTGGTATCCGCCACAAAGAAAGCCCACCTGCAGGTCGTGTTTCTTCAACGCATCAAACAGTTCTTTTTGTTGTGCAGCTTCCGCGGGCCACCATACTTCGATACCGTCGTACCCTTCTTTTTTTGCAGCGGCGCAAAAGGCATCTGTGGTTCCGTTAAATCCCCAGTTGGTAGCCATTACTACCAGCCGGAAGCCGGCACTGGCAGGCGTTTTGAAGGCTGCGGGTGTTGTCATTGATCCCATGGCTGGAAAAAACATCCCCGCCATAGCAGCAGCAGACGATGTTCTTAAAAAGCTTCTCCGGTTCTGATTCATATGCTTCTCCATCGTTCTTATCCTTATGCAATAATTTCCTGTATTACTTTACCGCCCACATCAGTAAGACGGAACGGCCGCCCCTGGTAGGGATAGGTAAACTGTTCGTGATCGAATCCCAGTTGGTTTAGGATGGTGGCCTGTATATCAAAAGCGTCTACCTTTCCGCTTACCGCGGTATATCCGATCTCATCTGTTTCACCATGCGTATAGCCCTTTTTTATACCGCCGCCGGCCATCCAGATGGTAAAGGCCTCCGTATGGTGATCTCTTCCTTTAAACGGGTTCTGTGCCCCGTTGCGGTTCTCCATCATCGGCGTACGCCCGAACTCGCCTGCCCATACCACAAGGGTCTCCTCCAGCAGGCCTCTTTGTTTCAGGTCCAGCAGTAATGCCGTTACCGGTTTATCCACACTTCTGTATTTATTAATAATACCGATGTTCAGGGCATTGCTTGCATTATCCCCGTGCG includes:
- a CDS encoding sugar phosphate isomerase/epimerase family protein, with product MEKHMNQNRRSFLRTSSAAAMAGMFFPAMGSMTTPAAFKTPASAGFRLVVMATNWGFNGTTDAFCAAAKKEGYDGIEVWWPAEAAQQKELFDALKKHDLQVGFLCGGYQADFKEHLDFFKGAVKAAATNGFRPPVYINCHSGRDHFSYEENKAFIDVTAALSAQTGITICHETHRSRMLFAAHIARQFLEKNPSLQLTLDISHWCNVHESMLGDQKEAVALALERTAHIHARIGHPEGPQVNDPRAPEWEAVVKQHFDWWDVVAERKRKQGAVMTVLTEFGPPNYMPVLPYTRQPVADQWAINVHMMKTLRNRYQ
- a CDS encoding c-type cytochrome domain-containing protein, with amino-acid sequence MMILALVDAIGRFHPVLVHLPIGVLLAACLLQLFSKRFPLLKPAVPVLLFWGAVAAVASCVTGYLLSLSGDYDAALVTQHQWLGIATAVVSLLYYLLNRLSLNARYANLSSITVIALITVTGHLGGSLTHGSDYLTAGMTGDPAEEAAKPIPNIQEAVLYTDVVQPLLKRKCYSCHGTSKQKGKLRLDEEAYILKGGKDGKALVSDKPDESALIKRLLLPLNDDDHMPPKEKPQLTPNEVAVLSWWVSTGNSFTKKVKELPQTDKIKPVLTALQSGNTGSSEPKRTDVPEAEVSAASEETVQQLKDAGVIIVPVSNEKNYLSANFVTTGSRARELVKLLEPLKKQLVWLRLDGSNMDDAGLKEIAKLEGLTRLYLSNTAITDAGLQYLKPLKQLQVLNLVGTKVTEKGVLQLKTLGGLRGLYLYKTNVNKTAWAQLKQAFPKTVLDSGGYNVPILVTDTTLVTADQQKK
- a CDS encoding TetR/AcrR family transcriptional regulator; the protein is MKPRDDAKEALIRRKAIALIVRLGFDGFSMQKLAKDTGLSPSTLYVYFENREDLLLKLYTGVLEKFEQDALAGFSETMPFEEGLWLQWKNRFKNICKNPTEYRFYEQFRNSPLLRHQAPAPTAFRNAMNQFVKNAVRSGTLKQLPPEIFWSLAYGPFYTLVKFHLDQSSMAGTPFSLTEQKLKQAFLPVLQALKP
- a CDS encoding VOC family protein — protein: MTINHLNLVLSDVPKGITFFETYFGFSCTHVKGVHQLAILKNTADFTLVLMAQKEAISYPKAFHIGWILDSTAAVDRLYQQLTGDGLTIAHPPRYIRDSYSFYFYFDALFIEVSHYLDVA